From a region of the Daphnia pulicaria isolate SC F1-1A chromosome 1, SC_F0-13Bv2, whole genome shotgun sequence genome:
- the LOC124340644 gene encoding vacuolar protein sorting-associated protein 13-like isoform X4: MVFEAVVSSQLNKFLGAYIENLNSSQLKLGLLGGDVVLNRLVLKQSALDELDLPVKTVAGHIDELVLKIPWTNIYAARTQVCIKGLYLLAIPNQGVAYDAEKERVASKEAKERQLALIEDAKARETAGENTQENDGFVAKLAAQILQNLLVTVEDVHIRFEDNITNPSHPFAFGMTMKKLALESTDGKWVPTLISEPSKQFYKLLSLECLSVYWLSNVTQLLSKMKNADQVEHFRKGIANANSRPYGDSYVAGPITSYAKLRINTRPELDGSNYTIPKIFVNLTMEEISMGLTPSQYNDIVGFLGNIERLNRGSPYRKYRPVIGRYKKYAKYWWLFAYQCVLEENVRRRRRNWRWSHMKEHKDMVRQYIELYKTKLWQKKEDVKLKRSLEELESRLDVFNITLARRQAEVKVERMRVNEQKIKEDAEAQQKTRGWFGGWFGSGASSVAVSPEAESVVKSLQAEMTPAEKAKLFNAIGYEENAVPANFPKTFVENRFEFFLKKLVILLHDNTNKKQPVILLSSLSRVEATVEQRPAGQALNAIVKIGNFVIDGTPQDENIPSLVRPLEANKEILTLVYETNPLDESCDKRIRMAAEPLLITYDVATLRKVSAMFESKEASQLTQLTAVARQKLEDLKKTSALGLDYAIRNHAVMDVDVNIKGSYLVLPFGGCLRNNSGKILCNMGNFSLKSVDSRKRSDESKVSQLMRIGSTEQDILEEMLKSSYDKFSLSLRDVQVISVLPDEDWNVLVKDTKTDVFILKPMSIELIVQKCLLLDDPRLPKLKVSGQLPSIHIDVLDTRLVNFAAVLKSIPSPTPDVSHEVVASVVTEVELPTHISRDDSALEHLEEVFKIASNKDSLQETTDMEAAKPSIEPELFQPTELMLQFEFQDVRLSLSVAHDNHLTKPVLSFGMENLALVCTKKTFETVVDLTLKDLSLNFVDHLAKEGQQKSVKIINSYDSSKELLRVRFVDVDKHSPEFHARHKSVVRKLEVEISYLDCDFHQEAVIDLLQLSSDLNSRIDDTLSVESTRLTNSADALKNQSVKILVSEGKEKRRRTASTEIVDFQLKAQFDHFGVNVLTRKLRLTEITISGLEIETSVRASHIVFEAGLNEFRIANPNGNTLYREIASVVDGRAIQLLVKIFNNATEDVDYVDMNKVDLAIHLKMSRMKAVYLSSFVKDLLAFVNHFQAAKEALIEASSAAATAARENVQKVYDKATRILLDIEFQAPYIIIPQRSNSADALIIDLGHFTLKNRFDLRNVRNEIGSPAIMDSISLNLQELRIFLAVVDGMKVKSERGLIEPLSFNLDLVRNLTSTWYNEEPNLRVDVELGKVSIVVSEFVYRKLMQIVFDNLEEGHNQLTEAVEHEIKNRESSRPTSAVEGKPIYVDGPLLSSQSSELSVDSILQQIGPTRVSIAFSVKLQEIKMELFTNNAPRKEMTFTTTLERPLSKLAIQGFNVSGQLMTDLSIRSTVTLHSFLIEDTRPLVQSSVVSSPTTPGTPNSTSKRLVERPINCLLYPTESGSNSQQQMLMISFQQEKQQDSKVDVHLCGFTLILCPSYLLRLLSFFTSGLPKPKSSSSTKPTVKPSNSSHVAQARSRIPQFVPLITVAVRVDQPDIFLVDRIDRLDTSALVLNFEMKLNLLLLPQAMDISGEVSKLHIYSCLFDPAHRQGTMATVLSPCWLAVKAKLCEDEQASQVDVNIGDVTLSVSPGTIALLASVSKSMALTDDDGSSLREEEEEEEYQIETASLANLWEMKPLAFFNFPFLETEVGVEAHELVQLDNLPSPSETHGKRCRSEEMIVVFNHFEMMIETGQGNRTSPLVLVESKMNASVKNWSSVLELSASLNLRAGYYNSRLALWEPLLEPVDCTRLGPVRQRPWELTMKMKKVVEDFSDGFEFENRPSSKLEIKFESADTMELTVTRSFLDVVSLLGKAFSDAVNQKLSKRDLLPPSLYVVQNQLDKNVVISLHNSDFTVDDASITDAKELILESGSKIGLKLRAKTRTRSILSEEMENERILTVKIPDLSYSNGIPVSRSSRRYLPAGRSARDENIGVVADICNDFGFRSITFRGVVQIHNHFQQPIDVYYMTKTGNEVNGVGRVEECGVLNVPLFALYTPTGELFFSPLGYGVSIVPFVWRDLQRQNTINKVLQCSSRQSSGTSHNEDPFFMQVTGNVEHIYLEDTRKKTLNSFCYAIHLRPTVILHNSLPLPLYILTCGAVNELIVPPGASRYLSSVEPGAAFLVLKLKNYLERDWACKEEIRPIPVELSVWSLISYDGSAKATLDLGIFSTVKDQTVHMTVYCPFWMINNTGLLLAYKGEEDNCIYHPENMQDPVLFSFRPKSFFEKKTAMIRVEDSNWSDRFSLDVAGSSGLVTCKTEEGDGENPLCYQLGCTIQLSHEGLTKQVIFTPYYIISNLAPFDIDVYEVREVGPRSPTPTTRRDWLSVTSSQSLPFWPHFQQKWMIFRVSGTTEETLALSLDNPQPTLLRLNNGYGGLFVDFQVSESSVVIVCHPYEDGRAPLLLVNHSQISVSISESNDGSTCMELGPHHAAYYTWLQPNGARNLTWGSCGFKREFSGRDVTRSASGTFDSPAGSLEWISFLHGRQRVLLFTDDKMLAFQQRSVSTAEPVEQSVTISLHGLGVSLVDNVHRREILYAGITSSGIIWETAKMNTMQPIYRAMIVRHNIMLEEAFQQYMRNLSANIPTNSRRELDGGRLLVDFKELKVYKPKERLLRRSYRSGVELLFETYCNRRLIHARLNKLQIDNQLEDCVFPVVFAPVPPPRSIATESIPHPFVEISIVELVGQQTDVKQYEYFKLLVQECHFRADMSLINGVGSLLANESDLVSELEHKHNVELDILSAKRGLHERTRLLNNKAPENYFKMLHLSPLKIHLSFSNTGTDGAVSSSAQQSSNNPTSQLLNLVLQSVGVSLTEVQDVVFRLGFFERNDTFLSWQQLAQDLQWHYTGQAAKQFYVLVFGLDVIGNPFGLALGISQGVEQLFYEPFQGAIQGPGEFVEGLALGARSLVGHTIGGLAGAGSRIAGTIGKSLSYLTFDKDYQKTRREDLRRRPADIGENLALGGKGLFMGVVEGVSGVVMRPIEGAQQQGVGGFFAGIGKGMVGLVARPTAAIADFASGSLDAMKKAADVTEELSRLRPPRFLHPDGIVRPYIRYQADGDCLLKILDKGRFSKTDYYVDHAVTDTKMTLLVTDRRLVLMSHDLFGQWQVEWSHTWEELTQPPQSNPHGLYIPLRNNKKVLGLFTSSESGKLVAIQSQEKCEMIRRKVEQIMKS, from the exons ATGGTGTTTGAAGCTGTGGTTTCTAGTCAGCTAAATAAATTTCTGGGTGCCTACATTGAAAATCTCAACAGTTCTCAACTAAAGTTAGGACTTCTTGGAG GTGATGTTGTGCTGAACAGGCTCGTTCTAAAGCAGAGTGCTTTAGATGAATTAGATTTGCCTGTGAAGACAGTAGCTGGTCACATAG ATGAGCTGGTGTTGAAGATACCGTGGACAAACATTTATGCTGCACGAACACAAGTGTGCATCAAAGGGTTGTATTTATTGGCCATCCCTAATCAGGGTGTTGCTTACGATGCTGAAAAAGAAAGGGTTGCCAGTAAGGAGGCAAAAGAAAGGCAGCTAGCCCTAATTGAGGACGCCAAGGCGCGTGAAACAGCAG gcGAAAATACGCAAGAAAATGATGGTTTCGTGGCCAAACTAGCGGCGCAAATCCTTCAGAACTTATTGGTGACGGTGGAAGATGTCCACATTAGGTTCGAGGATAATATTACCAATCCAAGTCATCCGTTTGCGTTTGGAATGACCATGAAGAAACTGGCCCTTGAAAGCACAGATGGAAAGTGGGTTCCGACTCTTATTTCTGAGCCATCAAAGCAATTCTACAAGCTCTTGAGTCTGGAATGTCTCTCAGTTTACTGGCTGAGTAACGTCACACAACTGTTAAGTAAAATGAAGAACGCAGACCAGGTGGAGCACTTTCGAAAAGGCATTGCAAATGCCAACTCAAGACCCTATGGAGATTCCTACGTCGCTGGACCTATAACGTCCTACGCAAAACTGCGAATCAACACTCGACCAGAGCTTGATGGCTCCAACTACACGATCCCTAAAATCTTCGTCAACCTAACGATGGAAGAAATTTCGATGGGACTTACGCCAAGTCAGTACAACGACATTGTCGGATTCCTGGGCAACATTGAAAGGTTGAATCGAGGATCGCCATATCGCAAGTATCGACCTGTCATCGGCAGATACAAGAAATATGCCAAATATTGGTGGCTGTTTGCTTATCAATGCGTTCTGGAAGAAAACGTCCGCCGCAGGAGAAGAAATTGGCGTTGGTCCCACATGAAAGAACACAAGGACATGGTACGTCAATACATCGAACTTTACAAAACAAAGCTCTGGCAAAAGAAGGAAGACGTGAAGCTAAAAAGAAGCTTGGAAGAATTAGAAAGCCGGCTTGATGTGTTCAATATTACTTTGGCCAGAAGACAAGCGGAAGTGAAG GTCGAACGAATGAGAGTAAacgaacagaaaatcaaggaggATGCCGAAGCACAACAGAAAACTAGAGGTTGGTTCGGTGGCTGGTTTGGGTCCGGAGCTTCTTCCGTCGCAGTCAGCCCTGAGGCTGAGAGTGTTGTTAAAAGTCTTCAAGCAGAGATGACCCCTGCCGAAAAAGCAAAACTATTCAACGCAATTGGATACGAAGAAAATGCAGTTCCTGCTAATTTCCCGaaaacatttgttgaaaatcGTTTCGAGTTTTTTCTCAAGAAGCTCGTTATTCTGCTGCACGATAACACCAACAAGAAACAACCAGTTATCTTACTGTCGAGCCTCAGTAGAGTGGAAGCCACTGTTGAGCAACGCCCGGCTGGTCAAGCCCTAAATGCAATTGTCAAAATTGGGAACTTCGTTATAGACGGGACTCCTCAGGACGAAAATATTCCTAGTTTAGTACGACCATTGGAAG CCAACAAGGAAATCCTTACTCTTGTGTATGAAACAAACCCGCTTGATGAAAGTTGTGACAAGAGAATTAGAATGGCGGCTGAGCCGTTGTTGATCACTTACGATGTAGCAACCCTAAGAAAAGTCAGCGCCATGTTTGAATCGAAAGAGGCTTCCCAGCTTACCCAACTTACGGCTGTGGCCAGGCAGAAGCTGGAAGATTTGAAGAAGACTTCCGCTTTAGGCTTGGATTACGCCATTCGAAATCATGCCGTCATGGATGTTGATGTGAATATCAAAGGATCGTATTTGGTACTACCTTTCGGTGGTTGCCTCAGAAACAATAGCGGTAAGATCCTCTGCAACATGGGCAACTTTTCGTTGAAGAGTGTCGATTCCAGGAAACGAAGTGATGAGTCAAAAGTGAGTCAGTTGATGCGCATTGGAAGTACTGAGCAAGATATTCTTGAGGAGATGCTTAAAAGCAGTTACGACAAATTTTCGCTCAGCCTTCGCGACGTTCAAGTTATCTCCGTACTGCCTGATGAAGATTGGAATGTTCTAGTCAAAGACACCAAAACAgatgttttcattttgaaacctATGA gTATCGAGTTAATCGTCCAAAAATGTCTTTTACTCGACGACCCTCGACTCCCAAAATTAAAAGTTTCCGGGCAACTTCCATCGATTCATATTGATGTGCTAGATACTAG ATTGGTAAATTTTGCTGCGGTATTGAAAAGTATACCCTCTCCGACTCCCGACGTTTCCCATGAAGTTGTTGCCTCGGTTGTTACCGAGGTGGAGTTGCCAACTCACATCAGCCGTGATGATAGTGCCTTAGAACATTTGGAAGAAGTTTTCAAGATTGCCAGCAACAAAGACAGCCTTCAGGAAACGACGGATATGGAAGCAGCTAAACCTAGCATCGAACCCGAACTGTTTCAACCCACGGAGTTGATGCTGCAGTTCGAATTTCAGGACGTTCGATTAAGTTTGTCAGTTGCACACGACAATCACCTCACGAAACCTGTCCTTTCTTTCGGGATGGAGAATCTGGCATTAGTTTGCACgaagaaaacttttgaaaccGTCGTGGATCTCACTCTTAAAGACTTAAGCCTTAATTTCGTCGACCATTTGGCTAAAGAGGGTCAACAAAAGAGCGTGAAAATCATCAACAGTTACGATTCTTCAAAAGAATTGCTCCGTGTTCGCTTCGTGGACGTTGACAAGCATTCCCCCGAATTTCACGCAAGGCACAAGTCGGTGGTGAGGAAGCTTGAAGTGGAAATCTCGTATCTCGACTGTGATTTTCATCAAGAAGCCGTCATTGACTTACTTCAATTGAGCTCCGACCTCAACTCTCGGATCGATGACACACTTTCTGTCGAGTCAACTCGGTTGACTAATTCTGCTGATGCCCTAAAGAACCAGTCGGTTAAAATTCTCGTTAGTGAAg GTAAAGAGAAAAGGCGACGAACTGCATCAACGGAAATTGTAGATTTTCAGTTGAAAGCTCAGTTCGATCACTTTGGCGTGAATGTACTGACGCGGAAGCTGCGTCTGACTGAGATTACAATCAGTGGGTTGGAGATTGAAACCTCCGTTCGAGCTTCACACATCGTTTTCGAAGCTGGGCTCAATGAATTCCGCATCGCAAACCCCAACGGCAACACACTTTATCGGGAGATTGCTTCCGTTGTAGACGGAAGAGCTATCCAGTTGCTGGTAAAGATTTTTAATAACGCCACGGAAGACGTCGACTATGTCGATATGAATAAAGTCGACCTGGCAATCCACTTGAAAATGAGTCGGATGAAAGCAGTCTATTTGAGCAGCTTTGTGAAGGATTTGCTGGCCTTCGTCAATCACTTCCAAGCGGCCAAAGAAGCTCTTATCGAAGCATCATCGGCCGCTGCTACGGCTGCCAGAGAAAACGTGCAGAAGGTCTACGACAAAGCGACTCGCATTCTGTTGGATATTGAATTCCAAGCCCCGTATATTATCATCCCCCAAAGATCGAATAGTGCCGACGCTCTGATTATTGATCTTGGGCATTTCACCTTGAAAAATCGATTCGACCTGAGGAATGTTCGCAACGAGATAGGTTCTCCAGCCATCATGGATTCAATCAGCCTAAACCTTCAAGAGCTTCGCATCTTCTTGGCCGTCGTAGATGgcatgaaagtgaaatcggaGAGAGGACTCATCGAGCCGCTGTCGTTCAATTTGGATCTAGTGCGAAATTTAACAAGTACTTGGTACAATGAAGAACCTAATCTCAGAGTAGACGTAGAGCTGGGCAAAGTTAGTATCGTCGTCAGCGAGTTTGTCTACCGCAAGCTCATGCAG ATTGTCTTCGATAATTTGGAAGAAGGACATAACCAACTGACCGAAGCGGTAGaacacgaaataaaaaatcggGAATCCAGCCGTCCGACAAGTGCCGTTGAAGGAAAGCCAATTTACGTGGATGGTCCACTTTTATCCTCTCAATCTTCAGAACTTTCCGTCGATAGCATCTTGCAACAAATTGGACCTACTCGAGTCTCGATAGCGTTTTCCGTTAAACTGcaagaaatcaaaatggagCTTTTCACGAATAATGCTCCTAGAAAAGAAATGACGTTTACAACAACATTAGAGCGACCCCTATCCAAGTTGGCCATACAGGGATTCAATGTCTCCGGCCAATTGATGACTGATTTGTCGATCCGATCGACAGTCACGCtccattcatttttgattgaagaCACAAGACCATTGGTGCAATCATCTGTCGTTTCATCTCCAACGACTCCAGGGACCCCCAACTCGACATCGAAGCGTTTGGTCGAGAGACCAATCAATTGCCTTCTCTATCCCACCGAATCCGGTAGCAACTCACAACAACAAATGTTGATGATTagttttcaacaagaaaagcaACAAGACTCGAAAGTAGATGTACATTTGTGCGGATTCACTTTGATTCTGTGCCCAAGTTACTTGTTGAGGCTCTTGAGCTTCTTCACTTCAGGATTGCCTAAGCCCAAATCATCCTCTTCTACGAAGCCGACAGTTAAACCAAGCAATTCTTCTCACGTCGCTCAAGCTCGCAGCAGAATTCCTCAGTTTGTACCCTTGATAACGGTCGCGGTCCGTGTGGACCAACCGGACATTTTTCTGGTGGATCGAATCGATCGCCTCGATACCAGCGCCCTTGTTCTCAACTTTGAAATGAAGTTGAATCTTTTACTGCTACCGCAAGCAATGGACATCTCCGGAGAAGTTTCCAAACTCCACATTTACTCCTGCCTTTTCGATCCTGCTCATCGCCAAGGAACCATGGCCACCGTTCTGAGTCCCTGCTGGTTAGCTGTCAAAGCGAAGTTGTGCGAAGATGAGCAAGCCTCTCAAGTGGACGTAAACATAGGTGACGTGACTCTAAGTGTGTCCCCGGGAACGATCGCGTTGCTAGCGAGTGTGAGCAAAAGTATGGCCCTGACAGACGATGACGGCTCGTCACtgagagaagaagaggaggaggaagaatatCAAATAGAAACGGCTTCGTTGGCGAacctttgggaaatgaaacccTTGGCTTTCTTTAACTTCCCGTTCCTGGAAACAGAAGTCGGCGTTGAAGCTCACGAACTTGTCCAACTCGATAACTTGCCTTCGCCTTCAGAAACCCATGGAAAACGCTGTCGCAGCGAAGAAATGATTgtggtttttaatcattttgaaatgatgATTGAAACGGGTCAGGGCAACCGAACTTCGCCTTTGGTTTTGGTGGAGAGTAAGATGAATGCCAGTGTGAAGAATTGGAGCTCAGTATTAGAATTGTCCGCCAGCCTCAATCTTCGAGCCGGCTATTACAATAGCAGACTGGCTTTGTGGGAACCTCTACTTGAACCAGTGGATTGCACTCGTTTAGGACCGGTTCGACAGCGACCCTGGGAACTGAcgatgaagatgaaaaaagtcgtggaagatttttctgacggatttgaatttgaaaatcgacCCTCTTCTAAActggaaatcaaatttgaatcaGCGGACACTATGGAACTGACGGTGACTCGAAGCTTCCTTGATGTTGTTTCTCTGCTGGGAAAAGCCTTTAGCGACGCAGTTAATCAAAAACTGTCCAAACGGGATCTGTTGCCCCCTTCACTTTACGTGGTCCAGAATCAGTTAGACAAAAACGTTGTTATCAGTCTTCACAATTCTGATTTTACCGTCGACGACGCATCTATCACCGATGCCAAAGAACTG ATTCTTGAATCCGGATCGAAAATTGGTTTGAAGTTAAGGGCTAAAACTCGTACCCGTTCTATCCTAAGCGAAGAGATGGAAAACGAAAGGATCTTAACAGTCAAGATACCAGACCTTTCTTACAGTAATGGAATTCCTGTTAGCCGTTCCAGCCGTCGCTATCTACCAGCTGGACGTTCTGCAAGGGATGAAAATATCGGGGTTGTTGCCGATATTTGCAACGATTTTGGTTTCCGATCCATAACCTTCCGAGGCGTCGTACAAATTCACAATCATTTCCAGCAACCGATAGACGTTTACTATATGACGAAGACTGGCAACGAAGTGAATGGAGTGGGCCGAGTGGAAGAGTGCGGCGTACTCAACGTCCCTTTATTTGCTCTGTACACGCCGACTGGTGAACTTTTCTTCAGTCCTCTTGG ATATGGCGTTTCGATTGTACCCTTTGTGTGGCGGGATCTTCAACGCCAGAATACCATCAACAAAGTGCTGCAGTGCAGTTCGCGGCAGTCTTCCGGAACTTCTCATAATGAAGATCCATTCTTCAtgcag GTGACTGGGAACGTCGAGCACATATATCTGGAAGACACGAGGAAGAAAACGCTAAACAGCTTTTGCTATGCGATCCATCTGCGGCCGACAGTCATTTTGCATAATTCCTTGCCGCTACCACTTTATATTCTTACATGCGGCGCCGTGAACGAATTGATTGTGCCACCAGGCGCCAGCCGTTATCTCTCTTCAGTGGAGCCTGGGGCTGCCTTCCTAGTCTTGAAG tTGAAGAACTATCTGGAACGTGACTGGGCATGCAAAGAAGAAATTCGGCCAATTCCAGTCGAGTTATCTGTGTGGAGTCTGATCTCGTACGACGGTTCTGCAAAGGCAACTTTAGACTTGGGCATCTTTTCTACCGTCAAAGATCAGACCGTTCATATGACGGTCTACTGCCCCTTTTGGATGATCAACAACACTGGTCTTTTGTTGGCTTATAAG GGAGAAGAAGACAATTGTATTTATCATCCCGAGAACATGCAGGACCCTGTGTTATTTTCCTTTCGACCCAAATCTTTCTTCGAAAAGAAGACTGCCATGATACGTGTCGAGGATTCAAATTGGTCGGATCGATTTTCTCTCGACGTGGCTGGTAGCTCGGGCCTTGTGACCTGCAAAACGGAAGAGGGGGATGGCGAAAACCCATTGTGTTACCAATTAGGCTGTACTATTCAACTCAGCCACGAAGGGTTAACGAAGCAAGTCATTTTCACGCCGTATTATATTATCTCCAATTTGGCTCCGTTTGATATTGACGTCTATGAAGTACGCGAAGTGGGCCCTCGATCACCGACGCCCACAACACGTCGAGACTGGCTGTCGGTTACATCGAGCCAATCTCTTCCGTTTTGGCCACACTTTCAGCAAAAATGGATGATTTTCCGAGTATCCGGCACAACGGAGGAGACACTCGCCTTATCACTGGACAATCCGCAACCCACGCTATTACGGCTAAACAACGGCTACGGTGGGCTCTTCGTCGACTTTCAGGTTTCAGAGTCGTCCGTCGTTATTGTCTGCCACCCATACGAAGACGGTCGAGCACCTCTTCTGTTGGTCAATCATTCCCAAATATCTGTGAGCATCAGTGAATCAAACGATGGATCAACTTGTATGGAGCTTGGACCGCATCACGCTGCCTACTACACTTGGCTTCAGCCCAATGGAGCAAGAAACTTAACATGGGGTAGTTGTGGCTTCAAACGCGAGTTTAGTGGTCGCGACGTCACGCGGAGTGCCAGTGGCACTTTTGACAGCCCTGCTGGCTCTTTGGAATGGATTTCTTTCCTGCACGGAAGACAGCGCGTCCTGTTGTTCACCGATGATAAAATGCTCGCCTTCCAGCAGCGCAGCGTCAGCACAGCAGAACCAGTTGAGCAGAGCGTCACTATATCGCTTCACGGACTTGGCGTCTCGTTAGTGGACAACGTGCATCGACGGGAAATTCTCTATGCCGGAATCACAAGCTCGGGTATCATCTGGGAGACTGCCAAAATGAATACGATGCAACCGATCTACCGCGCTATGATTGTACGACACAACATAATGCTGGAGGAGGCCTTCCAGCAATACATGCGCAATTTGTCTGCAAATATCCCGACCAACAGCCGACGGGAATTGGATGGCGGTCGCCTTTTAGTCGACTTCAAAGAACTTAAAGTCTACAAGCCCAAAGAAAGATTACTTCGGAGAAGCTACCGATCCGGCGTAGAGTTACTGTTCGAGACATATTGCAATCGACGACTTATTCATGCCCGTCTCAACAAACTACAGATCGATAATCAGCTGGAAGATTGTGTCTTTCCCGTCGTCTTTGCTCCTGTTCCTCCCCCTCGTAGCATTGCCACCGAATCCATTCCGCATCCGTTTGTGGAAATCAGCATCGTCGAATTAGTTGGACAGCAAACTGACGTCAAACAATACGAGTACTTTAAATTGCTGGTGCAAGAGTGCCACTTTCGCGCCGATATGTCGCTGATTAACGGAGTGGGATCATTGTTGGCGAATGAAAGTGATCTCGTATCTGAATTGGAACACAAACATAACGTCGAATTGGATATTCTATCTGCCAAAcgag GATTGCACGAGAGGACTCGTTTGCTCAACAACAAAGCCCCTGAAAACTATTTCAAGATGCTACACCTGTCCCCATTGAAGATTCATCTCAGCTTCTCCAATACTGGGACCGATGGCGCTGTTAGTTCTTCAGCACAACAAAGCAGTAATAATCCCACCAGTCAGCTGCTCAATTTGGTTCTACAAAGCGTCGGCGTCAGCTTGACGGAAGTTCAAGATG TTGTCTTCCGCCTGGGCTTTTTCGAGCGCAACGACACCTTTTTGAGCTGGCAGCAGCTGGCCCAAGACCTACAATGGCATTACACTGGCCAAGCTGCAAAGCAGTTCTACGTCTTAGTCTTTGGATTAGATGTAATTGGGAATCCATTTGGACTAGCCCTGGGAATATCACAAGGCGTCGAGCAACTCTTTTACGAACCTTTCCAAGGTGCAATTCAAGGACCTGGAGAGTTTGTGGAAGGCCTAGCATTGGGTGCCCGCAGTCTCGTTGGACACACAATTGGTGGTCTGGCTGGAGCAGGATCCAGGATCGCCGGCACCATAGGAAAGAGTCTGTCGTACTTAACGTTCGATAAAGACTATCAGAAGACCCGACGAGAAGATTTGCGGCGTCGTCCCGCAGACATTGGAGAAAATTTAGCCCTTGGAGGCAAAGGCCTTTTTATGGGCGTCGTGGAAGGCGTTTCAGGAGTTGTGATGCGTCCGATCGAGGGAGCCCAACAGCAAGGAGTAGGAGGTTTCTTCGCAGGAATCGGCAAAGGCATGGTGGGACTCGTGGCTCGGCCGACTGCTGCCATCGCCGACTTTGCTAGCGGATCACTGGACGCCATGAAAAA AGCTGCCGATGTCACCGAGGAGTTGTCACGCCTGCGTCCACCACGTTTTCTGCATCCGGATGGAATCGTTAGACCTTATATTCGCTACCAAGCCGACGGGGATTGTTTACTAAAG ATCCTGGATAAAGGGCGGTTTTCCAAGACGGACTATTATGTGGACCATGCAGTGACGGACACTAAAATGACTCTTTTAGTAACAGATCGTCGACTTGTGCTCATGTCGCACGATCTCTTTGGGCAATGGCAG GTCGAGTGGAGCCACACGTGGGAAGAGCTAACCCAACCTCCCCAATCGAATCCCCACGGATTGTACATCCCCTTACGCAACAACAAGAAAGTCTTGGGATTGTTCACGAGCAGCGAGAGTGGAAAGTTGGTTGCCATTCAATCTCAAGAGAAATGCGAG ATGATACGCAGAAAAGTggaacaaataatgaaatcgtAA